From Cannabis sativa cultivar Pink pepper isolate KNU-18-1 chromosome 8, ASM2916894v1, whole genome shotgun sequence, a single genomic window includes:
- the LOC115700514 gene encoding DNA repair protein RAD5A isoform X3 — MGNKVTDELVSTVRSIVGSDYSDMDVIRALHMANNDLTAAINIIFDTPNFKSKGILGVQRNPQIPNQNSRSETRPVSVSSVNSKENGGGGNKNFSLRGNLGIQRNPQVSIQYSRSVTRPVTASCVKSKENGGGGEKNFSLRTDGNGANFPTKFDGEEPEAQYECSPESSLEEKWWLVGCGEVAGLSTCKGSRIKPGDEVDFTFPLKGFATSPSPGKALGRGRNAAAACSEIVRFSTKNSGEIGRIPNEWARCLFPLVRDKKVRVLGFCKHTPEVLCIMDTIHLSISVYIDSSMFHKQHDTSLKAASSSADESVVHPLPTLFHLLGLAPFKKAEFTPDDLYSRKRPLDLKGCSGFQASTLLTRKLKNPSANENEGEDEEPISDADLENIVGVGNSSELEEMEPADTLQCELRPYQKQALYWMTQLERLEKGRCTDGEGTTLHPCWEAYHLADKRGQVVYLNAFSGDATTQFPSTLQMARGGILADAMGLGKTIMTISLLLAHSERSFVSQPSGEGSEVGNSSSSPNLPKRTAKLPGVDKLTTQKTTLMNGGSLIICPMTLLGQWKAEIETHVKPGSLSVYVHYGQSRPKDATFLTQSDVVITTYGVLASEFSAENTEESGGLYSVRWFRVVLDEAHTIKSSKSQISMATAALVADCRWCLTGTPIQNKLEDLYSLLRFLRVEPWGNWAWWNKLIQKPFEEGDERGLKLVQSILKRIMLRRTKFSTDRNGKLILVLPPADIQVIYCELTEAEKDFYEALFKRSKVKFDQFVEQGRVLHNYASILELLLRLRQCCDHPFLVMSRGDTQEFSDLRKLAKRFLKGSNKNSEEGEDKDLPSKAFVQEVLEELRKGEEGECPICLEAFEDAVLTPCAHRLCRECLLASWRNATSGLCPVCRLLANKIL, encoded by the exons ATGGGCAATAAAGTTACAGATGAACTCGTATCCACCGTCCGATCAATCGTGGGCTCCGATTACTCCGACATGGACGTAATCAGAGCCCTCCACATGGCCAACAACGACCTCACCGCGGCCATCAACATAATCTTCGACACcccaaattttaaatccaaaggAATTTTAGGGGTTCAGAGGAATCCTCAAATTCCCAATCAAAATTCGAGATCAGAAACTCGACCCGTTAGTGTTAGCAGTGTGAATTCGAAGGAAAATGGTGGTGGCGGGAACAAGAATTTTTCTTTGAGAGGAAATTTGGGGATTCAGAGGAATCCTCAAGTTTCCATTCAATATTCGAGATCAGTAACTCGACCTGTTACTGCTAGTTGTGTGAAATCGAAGGAAAATGGTGGTGGCGGGGAAAAGAATTTTTCTTTGAGGACTGACGGCAATGGTGCCAACTTTCCCACTAAGTTCGACGGTGAGGAACCGGAAGCCCAATATGAATGCTCTCCTGAGAGTTCTCTTGAGGAAAAATGGTGGCTTGTGGGTTGTGGCGAAGTGGCAGGGTTGTCTACATGCAAAGGAAGTAGAATCAAGCCTGGTGATGAAGTGGATTTCACATTTCCATTGAAGGGTTTTGCTACTTCGCCTTCGCCGGGCAAGGCTTTAGGTAGGGGTCGGAATGCAGCAGCCGCTTGTTCAGAGATTGTGAGGTTTTCAACCAAAAATTCAGGAGAG ATTGGTAGAATACCTAATGAATGGGCTCGGTGTCTCTTTCCACTTGTGAGGGATAAGAAGGTTAGAGTTCTGGGTTTTTGTAAACACACACCTGAAGTGTTATGTATTATGGACACCATTCATTTGTCAATAAG TGTCTACATCGATAGTTCCATGTTCCATAAGCAACATGATACTTCACTTAAGGCAGCTAGCAGTTCTGCCGACGAATCAGTGGTTCATCCTCTCCCGACATTATTTCATTTGCTGGGTCTAGCTCCATTTAAGAAG GCAGAATTTACCCCTGATGACTTATACTCAAGGAAGCGACCATTAGACTTGAAG GGATGTTCTGGATTTCAGGCCTCAACTTTACTTACGCGGAAGCTTAAGAATCCTTCTGCAAATGAAAATGAAGGAGAAGATGAGGAACCTATTTCAGATGCTGATTTGGAGAATATTGTTGGTGTTGGAAACAGTTCGGAGTTAGAG GAAATGGAACCCGCTGATACACTTCAGTGTGAACTTCGGCCTTACCAAAAACAGGCTCTTTATTGGATGACCCAGTTAGAAAGGCTAGAAAAGGGACGATGTACGGATGGAGAAGGAACAACTCTTCATCCTTGTTGGGAAGCATATCATCTTGCAGACAA GAGAGGACAAGTTGTTTATTTGAATGCATTTTCGGGTGATGCTACTACACAATTTCCAAGCACTCTACAAATGGCTAGAGGAGGA ATTCTGGCAGATGCTATGGGATTGGGAAAGACCATTATGACCATAAGTCTCCTCCTTGCTCATTCAGAAAGATCATTTGTTAGCCAACCTTCTGGTGAAGGTAGTGAAGTTGGGAATAGTTCAAGCTCGCCAAACCTCCCAAAGAGAACAGCAAAACTTCCCGGGGTTGATAAGCTGACAACGCAAAAGACCACACTTATGAATGGTGGGAGTTTGATTATATGTCCTATGACTCTGTTAGGGCAGTGGAAG GCAGAGATAGAAACTCATGTAAAACCCGGATCTTTATCTGTTTATGTTCATTATGGACAAAGTAGACCAAAGGATGCGACATTCTTAACTCAAAGTGATGTAGTGATCACAACATATGGAGTATTAGCTTCAGAATTTTCCGCAGAG aatACTGAGGAAAGTGGGGGCCTTTACTCAGTTCGGTGGTTTAGAGTGGTTCTTGATGAGGCACATACAATAAAATCTTCCAAGAGCCAGATTTCTATGGCTACTGCTGCTTTAGTTGCAGATTGTCGGTGGTGTCTTACTGGCACCCCTATTCAG AACAAACTAGAGGATCTTTACAGTCTTCTTCGGTTTTTGAGGGTGGAACCATGGGGTAACTGGGCATG GTGGAATAAACTCATTCAGAAACCTTTCGAAGAGGGAGATGAAAGGGGGTTGAAATTGGTTCAATCTATCCTAAAGAGAATCATGCTACGGAGAACAAAGTTTAGCACAGATCGCAATGGCAA ACTGATTTTAGTCCTACCACCAGCTGATATTCAGGTGATTTACTGTGAACTCACAGAAGCTGAAAAAGATTTCTATGAGGCCCTTTTTAAAAGATCCAAG GTGAAGTTTGATCAGTTTGTTGAGCAAGGACGGGTACTTCATAATTACGCTTCCATATTGGAGTTACTTTTACGTCTTCGTCAATGTTGTGATCATCCCTTTCTTGTGATGAG TCGAGGTGATACACAAGAATTTTCTGATTTGCGTAAACTGGCTAAACGGTTTCTTAAAGGAAGTAATAAGAATTCTGAAGAAGGAGAAGACAAAGATCTGCCTTCCAAGGCTTTTGTACAAGAGGTTTTAGAAGAGTTGCGTAAGGGGGAAGAGGGAGAGTGCCCAATTTGTCTCGAAGCATTTGAAGATGCAGTTTTGACACCTTGTGCTCATCGCCTATGTCGTGAATGTTTGTTGGCAAGTTGGCGAAATGCTACTTCTGGGCTATGTCCTGTTTGTAG ATTGTTAGCAAACAAGATCTTATAA
- the LOC115700514 gene encoding DNA repair protein RAD5A isoform X4, whose translation MGNKVTDELVSTVRSIVGSDYSDMDVIRALHMANNDLTAAINIIFDTPNFKSKGILGVQRNPQIPNQNSRSETRPVSVSSVNSKENGGGGNKNFSLRGNLGIQRNPQVSIQYSRSVTRPVTASCVKSKENGGGGEKNFSLRTDGNGANFPTKFDGEEPEAQYECSPESSLEEKWWLVGCGEVAGLSTCKGSRIKPGDEVDFTFPLKGFATSPSPGKALGRGRNAAAACSEIVRFSTKNSGEIGRIPNEWARCLFPLVRDKKVRVLGFCKHTPEVLCIMDTIHLSISVYIDSSMFHKQHDTSLKAASSSADESVVHPLPTLFHLLGLAPFKKAEFTPDDLYSRKRPLDLKGCSGFQASTLLTRKLKNPSANENEGEDEEPISDADLENIVGVGNSSELEEMEPADTLQCELRPYQKQALYWMTQLERLEKGRCTDGEGTTLHPCWEAYHLADKRGQVVYLNAFSGDATTQFPSTLQMARGGILADAMGLGKTIMTISLLLAHSERSFVSQPSGEGSEVGNSSSSPNLPKRTAKLPGVDKLTTQKTTLMNGGSLIICPMTLLGQWKAEIETHVKPGSLSVYVHYGQSRPKDATFLTQSDVVITTYGVLASEFSAENTEESGGLYSVRWFRVVLDEAHTIKSSKSQISMATAALVADCRWCLTGTPIQNKLEDLYSLLRFLRVEPWGNWAWWNKLIQKPFEEGDERGLKLVQSILKRIMLRRTKFSTDRNGKLILVLPPADIQVIYCELTEAEKDFYEALFKRSKVKFDQFVEQGRVLHNYASILELLLRLRQCCDHPFLVMSRGDTQEFSDLRKLAKRFLKGSNKNSEEGEDKDLPSKAFVQEVLEELRKGEEGECPICLEAFEDAVLTPCAHRLCRECLLASWRNATSGLCPVYC comes from the exons ATGGGCAATAAAGTTACAGATGAACTCGTATCCACCGTCCGATCAATCGTGGGCTCCGATTACTCCGACATGGACGTAATCAGAGCCCTCCACATGGCCAACAACGACCTCACCGCGGCCATCAACATAATCTTCGACACcccaaattttaaatccaaaggAATTTTAGGGGTTCAGAGGAATCCTCAAATTCCCAATCAAAATTCGAGATCAGAAACTCGACCCGTTAGTGTTAGCAGTGTGAATTCGAAGGAAAATGGTGGTGGCGGGAACAAGAATTTTTCTTTGAGAGGAAATTTGGGGATTCAGAGGAATCCTCAAGTTTCCATTCAATATTCGAGATCAGTAACTCGACCTGTTACTGCTAGTTGTGTGAAATCGAAGGAAAATGGTGGTGGCGGGGAAAAGAATTTTTCTTTGAGGACTGACGGCAATGGTGCCAACTTTCCCACTAAGTTCGACGGTGAGGAACCGGAAGCCCAATATGAATGCTCTCCTGAGAGTTCTCTTGAGGAAAAATGGTGGCTTGTGGGTTGTGGCGAAGTGGCAGGGTTGTCTACATGCAAAGGAAGTAGAATCAAGCCTGGTGATGAAGTGGATTTCACATTTCCATTGAAGGGTTTTGCTACTTCGCCTTCGCCGGGCAAGGCTTTAGGTAGGGGTCGGAATGCAGCAGCCGCTTGTTCAGAGATTGTGAGGTTTTCAACCAAAAATTCAGGAGAG ATTGGTAGAATACCTAATGAATGGGCTCGGTGTCTCTTTCCACTTGTGAGGGATAAGAAGGTTAGAGTTCTGGGTTTTTGTAAACACACACCTGAAGTGTTATGTATTATGGACACCATTCATTTGTCAATAAG TGTCTACATCGATAGTTCCATGTTCCATAAGCAACATGATACTTCACTTAAGGCAGCTAGCAGTTCTGCCGACGAATCAGTGGTTCATCCTCTCCCGACATTATTTCATTTGCTGGGTCTAGCTCCATTTAAGAAG GCAGAATTTACCCCTGATGACTTATACTCAAGGAAGCGACCATTAGACTTGAAG GGATGTTCTGGATTTCAGGCCTCAACTTTACTTACGCGGAAGCTTAAGAATCCTTCTGCAAATGAAAATGAAGGAGAAGATGAGGAACCTATTTCAGATGCTGATTTGGAGAATATTGTTGGTGTTGGAAACAGTTCGGAGTTAGAG GAAATGGAACCCGCTGATACACTTCAGTGTGAACTTCGGCCTTACCAAAAACAGGCTCTTTATTGGATGACCCAGTTAGAAAGGCTAGAAAAGGGACGATGTACGGATGGAGAAGGAACAACTCTTCATCCTTGTTGGGAAGCATATCATCTTGCAGACAA GAGAGGACAAGTTGTTTATTTGAATGCATTTTCGGGTGATGCTACTACACAATTTCCAAGCACTCTACAAATGGCTAGAGGAGGA ATTCTGGCAGATGCTATGGGATTGGGAAAGACCATTATGACCATAAGTCTCCTCCTTGCTCATTCAGAAAGATCATTTGTTAGCCAACCTTCTGGTGAAGGTAGTGAAGTTGGGAATAGTTCAAGCTCGCCAAACCTCCCAAAGAGAACAGCAAAACTTCCCGGGGTTGATAAGCTGACAACGCAAAAGACCACACTTATGAATGGTGGGAGTTTGATTATATGTCCTATGACTCTGTTAGGGCAGTGGAAG GCAGAGATAGAAACTCATGTAAAACCCGGATCTTTATCTGTTTATGTTCATTATGGACAAAGTAGACCAAAGGATGCGACATTCTTAACTCAAAGTGATGTAGTGATCACAACATATGGAGTATTAGCTTCAGAATTTTCCGCAGAG aatACTGAGGAAAGTGGGGGCCTTTACTCAGTTCGGTGGTTTAGAGTGGTTCTTGATGAGGCACATACAATAAAATCTTCCAAGAGCCAGATTTCTATGGCTACTGCTGCTTTAGTTGCAGATTGTCGGTGGTGTCTTACTGGCACCCCTATTCAG AACAAACTAGAGGATCTTTACAGTCTTCTTCGGTTTTTGAGGGTGGAACCATGGGGTAACTGGGCATG GTGGAATAAACTCATTCAGAAACCTTTCGAAGAGGGAGATGAAAGGGGGTTGAAATTGGTTCAATCTATCCTAAAGAGAATCATGCTACGGAGAACAAAGTTTAGCACAGATCGCAATGGCAA ACTGATTTTAGTCCTACCACCAGCTGATATTCAGGTGATTTACTGTGAACTCACAGAAGCTGAAAAAGATTTCTATGAGGCCCTTTTTAAAAGATCCAAG GTGAAGTTTGATCAGTTTGTTGAGCAAGGACGGGTACTTCATAATTACGCTTCCATATTGGAGTTACTTTTACGTCTTCGTCAATGTTGTGATCATCCCTTTCTTGTGATGAG TCGAGGTGATACACAAGAATTTTCTGATTTGCGTAAACTGGCTAAACGGTTTCTTAAAGGAAGTAATAAGAATTCTGAAGAAGGAGAAGACAAAGATCTGCCTTCCAAGGCTTTTGTACAAGAGGTTTTAGAAGAGTTGCGTAAGGGGGAAGAGGGAGAGTGCCCAATTTGTCTCGAAGCATTTGAAGATGCAGTTTTGACACCTTGTGCTCATCGCCTATGTCGTGAATGTTTGTTGGCAAGTTGGCGAAATGCTACTTCTGGGCTATGTCCTGTTT ATTGTTAG